The Pantoea vagans genome includes a window with the following:
- a CDS encoding glucosyltransferase domain-containing protein translates to MSLCKSIDFNHEKLNTFKYAFFAAFISYCVMYGFELTHFTLSIDEDFFDNYHHTIELGRWGHAIIRKYILPEPFAPFFTMALSIVITSIATALAGTYLFEQKHKSICFSIICASIPLLAYQFQFQNQADTLSISILLATLMAMVFDGELKWIIKSLAFIVMGIMSMSIYQSIILMPVALILSRELINSMNGNSSLKNGLKKILFLLSLIISVYAFYSIATHLVQRITHIPPTSYLTDMASWGKDSSSNVLKGIFTHLKWRLANKSHFGLGIYWITICSIIAVIAHAISRKNIYPVLVVICVYLFPFSLDIITGSWLPARTLTQMPICFAALVVITFFDVERTFLYAVSLTLLCIGSANSNRMFYADYVTNQQDTQLSQMMLSDLFRQYPTFSARRDKIYFYGNDPLNNKWKPNNSENFGMSFFQYGDSRIVQYINMTSFLSLQRVDDRIIKENHAKIENMPCWPQNGSIMRDNNNYIIKYCSTSF, encoded by the coding sequence ATGAGTCTTTGTAAATCGATTGATTTTAACCATGAAAAACTTAATACATTTAAATATGCTTTTTTCGCAGCATTTATTTCTTACTGCGTCATGTATGGGTTCGAACTAACTCATTTCACCTTATCAATTGATGAAGACTTTTTTGATAATTACCATCATACAATTGAGCTTGGAAGATGGGGCCACGCCATCATTAGGAAATATATTCTTCCTGAACCATTCGCACCATTTTTTACTATGGCCTTATCCATAGTAATAACAAGTATTGCAACAGCATTAGCTGGAACCTATCTCTTCGAGCAAAAGCACAAATCAATTTGCTTCTCTATAATTTGTGCATCAATTCCTCTTTTGGCATATCAATTTCAATTCCAGAATCAAGCTGACACATTGTCTATTTCGATACTTCTGGCAACATTAATGGCTATGGTTTTTGATGGGGAACTGAAATGGATAATCAAATCTCTTGCATTTATTGTCATGGGCATCATGTCAATGTCAATATATCAGAGCATCATTTTAATGCCAGTGGCTTTAATACTAAGTAGAGAACTCATTAATTCAATGAATGGTAATTCATCATTGAAAAATGGATTAAAGAAGATACTTTTCCTTTTGTCTCTCATTATTTCTGTTTATGCATTCTATTCAATTGCAACACATTTAGTTCAAAGGATAACCCATATCCCTCCTACATCGTACCTGACCGATATGGCATCATGGGGTAAGGATTCATCCAGTAATGTTTTGAAGGGGATTTTTACCCACTTAAAGTGGAGGTTGGCTAACAAATCTCATTTCGGATTAGGGATCTATTGGATAACAATTTGCTCAATAATTGCAGTGATCGCGCATGCTATATCAAGAAAAAATATTTATCCGGTACTTGTTGTAATTTGCGTTTATCTTTTCCCATTTTCTCTGGATATAATTACTGGATCATGGCTGCCTGCAAGAACGCTTACGCAGATGCCCATTTGCTTTGCAGCACTTGTAGTTATTACATTTTTTGATGTAGAAAGAACATTTCTTTACGCTGTATCATTAACCCTTCTTTGTATAGGCTCAGCAAATTCAAACAGGATGTTTTACGCAGATTACGTAACAAATCAACAAGACACCCAGTTAAGCCAGATGATGCTGAGCGACCTTTTCAGGCAGTATCCAACATTCTCAGCTAGAAGAGATAAAATTTACTTTTATGGCAATGATCCTCTGAATAATAAATGGAAGCCAAATAACTCCGAAAACTTCGGGATGTCATTCTTCCAGTATGGTGACAGCAGAATAGTTCAATATATAAACATGACTAGCTTCTTGAGTTTACAGCGTGTTGATGATCGTATTATAAAAGAGAATCATGCGAAAATAGAAAACATGCCTTGCTGGCCACAAAATGGCTCTATTATGAGGGATAATAATAATTACATAATAAAATATTGTTCGACTTCATTCTAG